The genomic stretch GGGAGGTCGTTATCCGCTTCCTCTCCGAGACGGCGCAGGACATGGAATCAAGCATCAACTCCGTGGGCGAGAAACCGACTCCCAAGCCTTAGTCACCCACAGGGCTCAATCATCCTGAGGGTGCTGCTCGTTCTCCTGGGCAGCAATAGTGATGCGTCTAGCCATCGAGGAGAAGATGATTCCGTGGAACGGAAGAATCGCAGCCCAATAAAGTCGTCCGGCAAGACCCTTGGGGAAAAAGACCGCGCGTTGCCTGTAACGACTTCCCGTGCCGTGAGGTTCGACCGAAAGCTCCAGCCAGGCACGACCCGGAACTCTCATTTCCGCTCTCAAACGAAGCAGCCGATCGGGCACGATCTCCTCCACCCGCCACCAATCCAGCGCATCGCCCAAAGCGAGGCTTTGCCTGCTACGCCGTCCACGATTCAGCCCTGCTCCACCGACAAGTTTGTCCATCACACCGCGCAGCGCCCACGCTCCGGGCAGCGAATAATACCCGGTGTCCCCACCGATGCTCTGGATCACGCCAAAAACGGCTTCCGGCGAGGCGGCTGAATCGCGCTCACGCTCATCGGTATAAACGGTCTGCCCGGCCCACTGCGGATCGGAGGGCAGTGGCTCCGCCGGGGCCGCGAGCGCGTGGGCCGTACTCCAAGTGGTTTCAACAGTGTCATTGCGCATCTTGGCCAACGCCAATTCCACCGATCGTTGATAGCCGGTGAGCCCCAGTGGCGGGCGTTTGATGATCAAATCAATGTCGCGATTGCGCATCACGCAATCGTGCTGGAGTGATTCAACCAGTGGAACGGCGAGAACGCGTGGAATGGGAGTGACCAGGTTGACCCATTGCGCCGCCAACCACGGTGTCAACACGGGAAGCGCCAAAATCACCGGCCGGCGCAGCTGTGCTGCATCGGCATAAAGGCGCATCATCTCGGCATAGCTATGGGCCTCGGGGCCGCCGATGTCGTAGGTGCCGGAAATCTCCGGCGCTAAGTCAGCACACTGACTCAAGTAGTACAGTGCGTCGCGAATAGCAATGGGTTGTACCTTGTTCAGTACCCAGCGTGGAGCGGGCATCACCGGCAACACGTCGGTGAGGTGCCTGACCATTTCAAAACTGGCAGAACCGGATCCGATGATCACCCCCGCCTGCAGCGTGAGGGTTGAAATTCCACTGGCTTCGAGGATTCGGCCCACGGTGACCCGTGAGGAAAGATGTCGACTCAGATCACCTTCGGGGTGTAACCCGGAGAGATATACCAGTCGTGAGATGCCTTGGGTTTGCGCCGCCTTCACCAGCGTGCTGGCGCAGCGTTCCTCAATGGGCGCGAAGTTTTTGCTCCCGCTCATGGAATGCACCAGGTAGTACAGCACCGTGGCTCCCTCGCACAGTTCCTCCGTGGCTTTCAGATCGGTGAGGTCTCCCTCGACGATATGTACCTGCTCGCTCCACGGGACATCGCGGAGGGCATTTTTCCGGCGTGTGAGCACTCGGACACTGTGACCCTGTTCCAGGAGCAGGGGCACCAACCGTCCGCCGATGTACCCGGTGGCGCCGGTAACGGCGATGACGCTCATAGCGTCGCTCCTTCCATGCGGTACTTAGCTATCCGTTTTACGCCTGCCACCACAACCAAGAGCAATAGTGCGGCGGCTGCGCCAAATGCCGTCATCGCGACGGCGGGAGACTCAAGTCCCCCATCACTGCGTCCAATGCCGATCCACGCGATGCCCCAGGTCATGGCCAGTGCCGTGGCGACCCTACCGCGCGAGAAGAGCACCGTCATCGCGCCGATCAAGGCCGCAACAACCACCAGAACACAGGCCAACGCGGGGGCCCAGGCTGCCTGGTTTCCTACCCCCATGGAGGAAAGCCACGCCGCGATATTCGCGATGGTCGCCACGCTCACCCATCCGAGGTAGGGACCGAAGGTGATGGCCATGAGCCAGAGTTCGAATCTCGATTGTTGCGGGCTAAGCATGCGCCTGAACATCTCGATGAGAACCACCAGAAGAACCACAATCACCACAACGCTTAGCGCCAAGAAGCCCAGTTGCACGGTGAAAATCCACAATGCGTTGAGGATTGCCGAGGCGGCTGCCAGCGGACGGATCCGTGTTTGGGTGGGGCTCATGCTGGCTCGCGGGGTCATCTGCCAGATGGCGTAGACCACCAGGGCGGTATAGATGAAGCTCCAGATGGCAAATGCACCGGTGCCCGGGGCCAGCAGAGTGGCATCTGCACCGAGCCTGCCATCGGCCGCTTCTGCTATCGGTGTACCTCCGAGAGCACCGCTGCCGATAAAGGCACCAAGGGCTGCAATGAGTATGGATAGTGCACAAACGATTCGGATGGACAGTGAAGCTTTTTTGGTTTCTTGCATCGCAGGTTCTCCTTCGTCGGGTGGTTCCTGCCGAATTGGGACGCCACACCGGATCAACACTAACTTGCTCAATGATCTTATAGCTAGTTAGGCTAGCAATTATCGAGTTGGCGCCACAATCTACTCGCGCGGGAGAACTCAACAGTTTGTGACAGGCTCTAAGAACTCAACCTGCTGCCATCCGAGGCCTGCTTCCGACAAGCGGGGCATGCCGCGGAGATCCTTTATGGGGCCAGGTGCGATCAGACCGGCACCGATGAGCCATCGGGCGCCAATCGCGGTCGAAACCAAGGGAAAGGAACAACGTGGTTCACCAACCAATAAGCCTGATGTGGTTCCGCGATGACTTGCGCGTCGCCGATAACCCGGCGTTGGTGTCTGCCATGGACGCCGGCCCGACCATCGCGGTCTACCTCCTCGATGAGCAGTCCCCGGGAATCCGTCCGCTGGGAGGCGCCGCTAAGTGGTGGCTTCACCACGGTTTAGCTGACCTGCGGAAGAATCTCGCGATGCTCGGGTTAGAGCTCATACTTCGTCGCGGGGCAGCCGCGAGGCAGATCCCGGAGCTCATGGAGCTCGCCGGAGCATCATCCCTCCACTGGAATCGCCGCTACGGAGGACCGGAACGCTCCGTCGATTCTGTTGTCATGGAGCGTGTGCGGGCCGCGGGGGCAGCGGTTCACAGTCACGCTGGCTTTCTGCTGCACGAACCGTGGGTTCCGGTGACTCAGGAGTCAAAGCCCTACAGGGTTTTCACTCCGTTCTATAACGCCCTGCAGCGTTTGCCACTGCGAGAGCCGGTGCCCAAACCAGAGCCCCAGCAACCCCTGGGCTCGCTCGGTCTACACAGCGATGCGCTCACCGATTGGTCACTCCTGCCCTCCCGCCCTGATTGGGCTCAGGGACTGGCAGCGGCGTGGAACCCCGGGGAAGATCACGCGCAGGAGCGCTTGAAACTCGTGCTTGATGAGATCGCTGGAGACTACCTCGATGGCAGAGACCGCCCGGATATCGACGGAACCTCGCGGCTATCCGCGGCACTGCGCTGGGGGCATCTGAGCCCCGGGCAGGTCTGGCGGGCGCTGAGCATGACAATCAGCAAACATCCACAACGGGCCACCGGCGCACAGTCCATCATGCGCCAACTGGCATGGCGCGATTTCTGCTGGAACCTGCTCTATCACCAGCCGGATCTGGCAACCACGAATTTGCGCCCCGAATATGATGACTTCGACTGGTCCTGGCCCCAGGACTCCGCTTCTGGCGAGGACCACGATGATCTGATCCGGCAGTATTTCATCGCTTGGTCAACCGGGGAGACCGGCTACGGGATGGTCGACGCGGGGATGAAGCAGCTGTGGGACACCGGTTGGATGCACAACCGTGTGCGCATGGTCACCGCTAGCTTTCTGATCAAAAATCTTGGGATCCATTGGCGAGTGGGCGAAGAGTGGTTCTGGGACACGCTGGTGGATGCCGATGCGGCTTCAAACCCCGCTAATTGGCAATGGGTCGCCGGATGCGGCGCGGATGCCTCACCGTTCTTCCGCGTCTTTAACCCGGAGCTCCAAGCCAAAAAGTTCGACCCTCGGGGAACTTATGTGACCCGATTCGCGCCACTCAGCGCGGCGCAGCCGATCGTGGATCTCAAATCCTCACGCGCTGCCGCGCTGGCGTCCTATGCCGAAATGAAGGATCGTGGGGCTGCCCCGGAACGATGAACGGGACCGGTTGTCGCAGGCGCGTGAGGAAGCGTTCGATGACCCTGCGGAGCCACCTCCTTGTTTCACCCGTGCCGGCGACGAATGTGCCGAGATCAATTGTGGCCGAGTGGATCCATGCTCCACCGAAAACGCGTAGGGCGCTGTACCGATGGGGATCGGTACAGCGCCCTACGTGCGGAACGTCGCGGTGCCGCCAAGAAGCGACCCACCACAACGGAACTAGTTCTTCAGTGCGGAGGCACGTTCTTCGGTTTCTTGAATGGCTTGCATCTGCGGAGCAAACTTTTCGTTGAGCCGGGAATGACGCTGCCCGTAACCGAAGTAGATTACGACGCCGACCGCCAGCCAGAGGGCAAAGTAGATCCAGGTTTCCACCGCGAGGTTAAGCATCAGGTAGGTGCACAGAAGCGCGGAGGTGATCGGGATGAAAGGACCGAAGGGAACTCGGAAGGCAGGCTTAAGATCCGGGCGCTTTCGGCGCAGGACAATGATTCCCAAGCTCACCACGACGAAGGCCGAGAGTGTGCCAATGTTGATCATTTCCTCCAACACATCAACGCGGGTCACTCCGGCAACGATGGCCACCAAGGAACCGCAGATGATCTGAATGCGTGCCGGAGTGTTTCGCTTACCGGTCTTGGAGAGCCTGTACGGAAGT from Paeniglutamicibacter sp. Y32M11 encodes the following:
- a CDS encoding SDR family oxidoreductase produces the protein MSVIAVTGATGYIGGRLVPLLLEQGHSVRVLTRRKNALRDVPWSEQVHIVEGDLTDLKATEELCEGATVLYYLVHSMSGSKNFAPIEERCASTLVKAAQTQGISRLVYLSGLHPEGDLSRHLSSRVTVGRILEASGISTLTLQAGVIIGSGSASFEMVRHLTDVLPVMPAPRWVLNKVQPIAIRDALYYLSQCADLAPEISGTYDIGGPEAHSYAEMMRLYADAAQLRRPVILALPVLTPWLAAQWVNLVTPIPRVLAVPLVESLQHDCVMRNRDIDLIIKRPPLGLTGYQRSVELALAKMRNDTVETTWSTAHALAAPAEPLPSDPQWAGQTVYTDERERDSAASPEAVFGVIQSIGGDTGYYSLPGAWALRGVMDKLVGGAGLNRGRRSRQSLALGDALDWWRVEEIVPDRLLRLRAEMRVPGRAWLELSVEPHGTGSRYRQRAVFFPKGLAGRLYWAAILPFHGIIFSSMARRITIAAQENEQHPQDD
- a CDS encoding tryptophan-rich sensory protein, which translates into the protein MQETKKASLSIRIVCALSILIAALGAFIGSGALGGTPIAEAADGRLGADATLLAPGTGAFAIWSFIYTALVVYAIWQMTPRASMSPTQTRIRPLAAASAILNALWIFTVQLGFLALSVVVIVVLLVVLIEMFRRMLSPQQSRFELWLMAITFGPYLGWVSVATIANIAAWLSSMGVGNQAAWAPALACVLVVVAALIGAMTVLFSRGRVATALAMTWGIAWIGIGRSDGGLESPAVAMTAFGAAAALLLLVVVAGVKRIAKYRMEGATL
- a CDS encoding deoxyribodipyrimidine photo-lyase, coding for MWFRDDLRVADNPALVSAMDAGPTIAVYLLDEQSPGIRPLGGAAKWWLHHGLADLRKNLAMLGLELILRRGAAARQIPELMELAGASSLHWNRRYGGPERSVDSVVMERVRAAGAAVHSHAGFLLHEPWVPVTQESKPYRVFTPFYNALQRLPLREPVPKPEPQQPLGSLGLHSDALTDWSLLPSRPDWAQGLAAAWNPGEDHAQERLKLVLDEIAGDYLDGRDRPDIDGTSRLSAALRWGHLSPGQVWRALSMTISKHPQRATGAQSIMRQLAWRDFCWNLLYHQPDLATTNLRPEYDDFDWSWPQDSASGEDHDDLIRQYFIAWSTGETGYGMVDAGMKQLWDTGWMHNRVRMVTASFLIKNLGIHWRVGEEWFWDTLVDADAASNPANWQWVAGCGADASPFFRVFNPELQAKKFDPRGTYVTRFAPLSAAQPIVDLKSSRAAALASYAEMKDRGAAPER